In Mycoplasmopsis meleagridis, the genomic stretch AAAAGTCTTTTATTTTATTTGTACCTACTTTTTCTTTTGTTTTTTTCATAATGGCCTCAAGACAAAATAAATCTTTTTTATTTTATTAAAAATATTTGTTTTTTTTAAATTTATATTATGATTACTACTATAGTCGTTATAGCAATGGGGTACACCTGATACCATTCCGAACTCAGTAGTTAAGCCCATTAGTGCCGAAAATAGCAGAGATGCGAAAATAGGGAACGGCTTTTTTTATTATTTTTTAATAAAATAAAAACAGGCTTTCCTGTTTTTATTTATTTTTGTTATTGTAAACTTCAATTCTATTGATTACCTTGCGTAATCTATATTCGAATACAGCTCTTTCTTTAACATTTTGTATTTTACTTAATTCGGCAAGTAATAATTCTTGTTCTTTTCTTGCTCTTTCAATATCAATATTATCAGCCCCCAAAATATCATCAGTTATGATTCGAATAATGTTATTTTCAACATATAAAAGACCAACTCCGATATAAAAAAGTTTTTTTATATTAGCTGGTAAAACTACTTTCATTTTGCAAACATCTATATTTGAAACAAAAGGCGCATGATTAGGTAAAAGAGTTATCTCCCCTCCTGTTTTAGTCCTTAAATTAATTGAAACAATATCATCTTCAAAAAAAATACCATGAACTGTAATGATTTTTAATTTAACTGTTTTTTCCATAACAATTAAGCTTC encodes the following:
- the atpC gene encoding ATP synthase F1 subunit epsilon gives rise to the protein MEKTVKLKIITVHGIFFEDDIVSINLRTKTGGEITLLPNHAPFVSNIDVCKMKVVLPANIKKLFYIGVGLLYVENNIIRIITDDILGADNIDIERARKEQELLLAELSKIQNVKERAVFEYRLRKVINRIEVYNNKNK